The genomic segment TAAGATTATGAGGAATCAGGAGGCATAATATATGTTGAACCGTAAAGATTTATTCGCTTTAGGATTTATGATTTTCGCTTTGTTTTTTGGTGCCGGTAACTTAATTTTCCCACCCGAACTCGGTGCTCTTGCCGGGACACAATTCTTACCTGCCATGCTAGGCTTCATCGTAACAGGCGTCGGTCTCCCGTTAGCGGGCTTAATCGCAGTCGCTTGGGTTGGCGGCGGAATTAGTACGCTTTCAAATCCACTGCCGAAAGCTGTTGGTGCTTTCTTGACATTCGCGCTTTACGTCGCGATTGGTCCATTCTTCGGCATTCCGCGAACATCCGTCGTCACGTATGAACTTGGTGTCGTGCCTTTTTTAGGAGAACCTAGCCAAACGACGTTAATCATTTCATCATTACTCTTTTTCTTGGCAACCGTGTTTCTCGTTTTAAGACCGGGTAAGTTACTTGATATCATCGGTCGCTTCATCACACCGTTATTACTGACGGCACTTATGATTCTCAGTATAAGTAGTATCGTCAATCCACTTTCTTCCGTCGAGGCACCAGCTCCTGCATACAACAGTTTTACGAACTCGTTTGTTCAAGGATTTCTTCAAGGCTATTTGACCCTCGACGCACTCGGTGCACTCGTCTTCGGGGTTATCGTCTTACACACGCTTCACACACGTGGAATTAAAGATCGTACAGCACAATTAAAAAACGTGACAAAAGCCGGTTTAATTGCCGCAGTCTCATTGACTGTCGTCTATACAGGACTTGGTTTCATTGGACGAAACAGCTTCGGTGCCGTCGGTTCAGTCAGCGGTCCTGATTTGTTGCAACAATATGCTGATAGTACGTTCGGTACGGTTGGTTTAGTCATTTTAGGAACAGCGATTTTGCTGGCTTGTTTAACAACTTCCGTCGGTCTTGTGACAGCATTTTCAGAATATTTGATTTCATTGTTTAAACGCTTGTCTTTCCCGGTCGCAAGTATCACGACAGCCGTATTAGGATTCGCAATCTCAATTTTCGGATTGCAGACATTACTGTCGATTGCCGTACCTGTGTTGATGTTCCTTTATCCGATTGTCATCGTCTTAATCGTCTTGACTTTCATTCGTTCAGCTATCAAGAAGCCGGCCATCGTCTATGGTGCGACATTGTTCGTAACGGCGCTTCTCTCTTTACTGAGCTCACTCATGTCGTTAAAAGCTTTACCTGCATTCGCCAGCAGCATGTATAAAGCTTTTCCATTGGTCGACCAAAACATGGCGTGGTTATTACCTGCGATCGCGACCTTCATCATCAGTTCATGGATTGGACACGTTTCTCATAATTCCATCAGCCAAAAACGAGCAGGCTGATGATTCCGCTTTCATCCCTATGGTATGATAAGAAAAATGGAATTCTACTGGAGGCGTCGTTTTAATGGATAAGATTGCTTGGATCACCGATAGCATGGCTTTTTTCCGAGAGGGGGAAGCAGAACAGATCGGAGTCCATGTGGTGCCGACTCAACTCATCATTAACGGTGAATCGTACCGTGAGTATGTCGACATTTCAATTGAACAACTTGATGAAAAAATGAAACAACATTCTTCTGCCGTCCCTACGACTTCTCAGCCTTCCTTCGGAGAGTTAGTCGAGTTGTATGAGCGCTTAAAGAGCGAGGGATATGATTACGGGTATGCCATTCATATCACGAGTGGCTTAAGCGGAACATATGCAAGCTCAGTCGCAGCTGCAGAGGCTGTTGGCTTCCCCTTGTATGCCATTGATTCTTATACAGGGGCGACCAACCAACAAGAAATGATTAAGATTTCGATTGAGCTCGCAACTTCTGGAATGCGCCCTGAAAACG from the Exiguobacterium oxidotolerans JCM 12280 genome contains:
- the brnQ gene encoding branched-chain amino acid transport system II carrier protein codes for the protein MLNRKDLFALGFMIFALFFGAGNLIFPPELGALAGTQFLPAMLGFIVTGVGLPLAGLIAVAWVGGGISTLSNPLPKAVGAFLTFALYVAIGPFFGIPRTSVVTYELGVVPFLGEPSQTTLIISSLLFFLATVFLVLRPGKLLDIIGRFITPLLLTALMILSISSIVNPLSSVEAPAPAYNSFTNSFVQGFLQGYLTLDALGALVFGVIVLHTLHTRGIKDRTAQLKNVTKAGLIAAVSLTVVYTGLGFIGRNSFGAVGSVSGPDLLQQYADSTFGTVGLVILGTAILLACLTTSVGLVTAFSEYLISLFKRLSFPVASITTAVLGFAISIFGLQTLLSIAVPVLMFLYPIVIVLIVLTFIRSAIKKPAIVYGATLFVTALLSLLSSLMSLKALPAFASSMYKAFPLVDQNMAWLLPAIATFIISSWIGHVSHNSISQKRAG